From Carassius gibelio isolate Cgi1373 ecotype wild population from Czech Republic chromosome B23, carGib1.2-hapl.c, whole genome shotgun sequence, the proteins below share one genomic window:
- the LOC128011603 gene encoding dolichol-phosphate mannosyltransferase subunit 1-like yields MASRKGNAKTAEQSDKYSVLLPTYNERENLPLIVWLLVKYFGESGYNYEIIVIDDGSPDGTLQIAEQLQKIYGADKILLRPRAKKLGLGTAYIHGIKHASGNFVIIMDADLSHHPKFIAQFIEKQKEGGYDLVSGTRYRGDGGVYGWDLRRKLISRGANFVTQVLLRPGASDLTGSFRLYKKEVLEKLVEQCVSKGYVFQMEMIVRARQLGYTVGEVPISFVDRVYGESKLGGNEIVSFLKGLLTLFATT; encoded by the exons ATGGCGAGCAGGAAAGGAAATGCGAAGACCGCAGAGCAGTCTGACAAGTATTCTGTTCTGCTGCCAACCTACAACGAGAGAGAAAACCTCCCATTGATTGTGTGGTTGCTGGTGAAGTACTTTGGCGAGAG TGGATACAACTACGAGATCATCGTGATTGATGATGGCAGTCCAGACGGGACGCTGCAGATCGCCGAGCAGCTGCAGAAGATCTACGGCGCTGACAAGATT CTCCTGAGACCGCGAGCAAAAAAACTGGGATTAG GAACGGCTTACATCCACGGCATTAAACACGCGTCGGGAAACTTCGTTATCATTATGGATGCAGATCTCTCACATCAT CCAAAGTTTATTGCACAGTTCATTGA aaAACAGAAAGAAGGTGGATATGACCTGGTGTCTGGAACAAGGTACAGAGGAGACGGTGGTGTATATGGATGGGATCTGCGCCGGAAACTGATCAG TCGAGGTGCAAACTTTGTAACACAAGTGCTGCTCAGACCAGGAGCATCTGATCTTACGGGGAGTTTTAG GCTTTATAAGAAAGAGGTTCTTGAAAAACTAGTGGAGCAGTGTGTGTCAAAAGGCTATGTGTTCCAGATGGAGATGATTGTCCGTGCTAGACAGCTGGGCTATACTGTTGGAGAG GTTCCTATTTCGTTTGTGGACCGTGTTTATGGGGAGTCCAAATTGGGTGGAAATGAAATTGTCTCCTTCCTGAAAGGATTGCTCACTCTTTTTGCCACTACATGA
- the LOC128011667 gene encoding collagen alpha-1(XX) chain isoform X1 produces the protein MMAHSFPSVLSERTTLILVTVLLVLVSEVHSQGRLKLTVLSEDRLQIKWKEAEGPVQGYKVRVRPITEVPQPELMLTTTRGRATVAGLDPRQEYLLQVMVLNGTLEKLMAKRRFTIDGLREEELIRSGNREQKKKTHPIGSGSGEVDDVTEALAALPTVLYREPVTTEPPVVPELEPEVDRNTKEKKKKKDKNRSKTEDKNDQEENGGKSVREEVSITNKPRKTTPTQPVTAVSTRKPFECSAGAQADLVLLVDGSWSIGRTNFRKVRDFLEGLAVPFHIGPQGVQIALSQYSGDPRTEWHLNNFTSREPLLEAIRNFRYKGGNTFTGQALIHALENNLKEEVGARPNTPQFLMLLTDGKSQDDAIAAANRLKNAGVEIIAIGVKNADEAELRQVASEPLELNVYNVNDFPLLSKLVGRLARILCGKIEERVKAKRMERPTQDPVLSYPSPTDLQYVGLGSREVRLRWTVPSKSPQQYRVVYHTAEGQSLKEVVVNGTDSTVLLTGLSSQTQYHLSIFPVYENNVGSALRGTFTTLPLAIPEALEVTASSPSSLRVRWQPAAGATQYMALYSALNDGEPDDAKEVKFGPAQTDVELVDLMPSTDYSVTLYALYDEDPSDPITAIGTTFPLPSPLSLQFPMVSHSTLKVTWVPGAVDVPAHRVIYSTNHGSDVKQVEVKGVNTVLLQNLSSLSRYLVSVQSLYEKGLSTPITANVTTLRVPAPSDLRVTNFSGSDITVRWEAAADDVVSYLIKWISLSEGDLRQLTVDGESEGAILEEVKEDKEYQISLSALYADGAQSEAVAIRYSTLSGGGPSSLSISEETAVSMLVTWVHPNAHVLQYRVSYTPLNGDARENTVSLPGIERRVMLQNLLPDTRYSVLVTAEYRNREGGSASAQGKTTSLRVSSVSVVRSDHSSICVSWRPVPAVSGYRIVIQALRDKQTKEEIVDAASSSHCFSELQPETVYRISVHSRVGTVEGAAVTILHPTATAPVRIQVPPRLHPIQREVCPETTVRNHVVKGFDMMEAFGLTQRAHSTIEGVAAEPFIFSTLPSYTLYRDVQLTQSTGFIHPAGFSPEHTISIAFRLLQDSPREPFALWQLTDNDFQPKMGVVLDPEKKVLLYFSLDYRGEIQELTFDQPQVHSVFYGSFHKIHFSVSQVSVSLSVDCQRVGERPARPLGTLPTDGFEMLGKLVRTRGPNSGSAAFQLQSFEIVCNTTWASEDNCCDLPSQRDEESCPAPAYACTCTTDVPGAPGDTGPPGRPGPRGEKGDKGEVGQKGEVGPPGKPGPEGGFGTLGAAGPRGITVMGKVGPPGARGEKGDIGRPGSQGLPGPPGQKGEEGMPGPKGTRGVEGNIGSPGITGPRGFQGLPGHPGPMGERGPLGPLGPTGLPGSKGERGEKGEPQSLAMIYQLVTQACEKLVHNEVLKLDAFLNEMNRKPVPIQEPVAPPGEPGIPGGRGPPGARGPQGRQGSRGESGKPGYPGEQGRRGMAGEKGSPGANAVGPQGIKGFAGPPGEAKIGEPGPKGEAGNVGPPGIPGAPGQQGEMGPPGVCDSSGCYQGPPAAEDPFPRYQP, from the exons ATGATGGCCCACAGCTTTCCTTCCGTCCTCTCCGAACGAACGACACTCATCCTAGTGACGGTTCTCCTGGTGCTGGTTTCTGAAGTCCATTCCCAAG GCCGTCTGAAGCTGACTGTTCTGTCTGAAGATCGGCTGCAGATCAAATGGAAGGAGGCGGAAGGGCCAGTGCAGGGCTATAAGGTCCGTGTGCGGCCCATCACAG AGGTTCCTCAGCCAGAGCTGATGCTCACAACTACACGCGGCCGGGCCACGGTGGCAGGCCTGGACCCCAGACAGGAGTATCTCCTCCAAGTTATGGTGCTCAATGGGACGCTGGAGAAACTCATGGCAAAAAGACGCTTCACTA TCGATGGGTTGCGGGAAGAAGAGTTGATCCGCAGCGGGAACAGAGAGCAGAAGAAGAAAACTCACCCCATTGGCTCTGGATCTGGAGAGGTGGATGACGTGACGGAGGCTCTAGCAGCCCTTCCCACTGTGCTCTACCGAGAACCAGTGACTACAG AGCCTCCTGTTGTACCTGAGCTTGAGCCAGAAGTTGACAGAAAcaccaaagaaaagaaaaagaagaaagacaagAATCGATCCAAGACCGAGGATAAAAATGATCAAGAAGAAAATGGAGGGAAGTCAGTGAGAGAAGAGGTCTCCATCACCAACAAACCGAGAAAAACCACGCCAACCCAACCTGTCACAG CTGTTTCCACACGAAAGCCATTTGAATGCAGCGCTGGAGCTCAGGCTGATCTGGTTCTTCTGGTGGATGGATCCTGGAGCATCGGCCGCACAAACTTCAGGAAAGTGCGTGACTTCCTGGAGGGTCTGGCTGTCCCCTTTCACATTGGGCCGCAGGGTGTGCAAATAG CATTATCTCAGTACAGTGGAGATCCACGGACAGAGTGGCATCTTAATAACTTCACCTCTAGAGAGCCGCTTCTGGAGGCCATCAGGAACTTCAGATACAAGGGAGGCAACACTTTCACAG GTCAGGCTCTCATACATGCTCTTGAGAACAATCTGAAGGAGGAGGTGGGGGCGCGACCCAACACCCCACAGTTCCTGATGTTGCTGACTGATGGGAAATCTCAAGATGATGCCATTGCTGCAGCTAACAGGCTGAAGAATGCCGGCGTAGAGATCATTGCTATTG GTGTGAAAAATGCAGATGAGGCAGAGCTGAGGCAGGTGGCGTCTGAACCGCTGGAGCTGAATGTGTATAACGTGAATGATTTTCCTCTGCTCAGTAAACTGGTGGGAAGATTAGCACGCATCCTCTGTGGCAAGATTGAAGAACGTGTTAAAGCAAAGA GAATGGAGCGTCCCACTCAGGACCCAGTTCTGTCCTATCCCAGCCCAACTGATCTGCAGTATGTAGGCCTAGGGTCGAGAGAGGTGCGCCTGCGTTGGACCGTCCCTAGCAAAAGTCCTCAGCAGTACAGAGTGGTGTACCACACCGCTGAAGGACAGAGTCTGAAAGAG GTGGTGGTGAATGGAACAGACTCCACAGTTCTGCTGACAGGACTGTCCTCACAGACACAATACCACCTGTCCATCTTTCCTGTCTATGAGAACAATGTGGGCTCTGCTCTGAGAGGCACCTTCACCACTT TACCATTGGCGATACCTGAGGCTCTAGAGGTCACCGCGTCCTCCCCTAGCAGTCTGCGGGTGCGCTGGCAGCCGGCCGCTGGAGCCACACAGTACATGGCCTTATACTCCGCACTCAACGATGGAGAGCCTGATGATGCCAAAGAG GTGAAGTTTGGACCAGCTCAGACGGACGTGGAGTTGGTGGATCTGATGCCATCCACAGATTATTCAGTCACGCTTTATGCTCTTTATGATGAGGACCCCAGTGACCCAATTACAGCCATCGGCACCACCT TCCCACTGCCGTCTCCTCTCAGTTTGCAGTTTCCCATGGTCAGTCACAGCACTCTGAAGGTCACGTGGGTCCCCGGAGCTGTCGATGTTCCTGCACACCGCGTCATCTACAGCACCAATCACGGCAGTGATGTCAAGCAG GTGGAGGTCAAAGGTGTGAACACAGTGTTGCTGCAGAATCTGTCTTCCCTCTCCAGGTATCTGGTGTCAGTTCAGTCTCTCTACGAAAAGGGCCTGTCCACTCCTATCACAGCCAATGTCACTACCT TAAGAGTCCCAGCTCCCTCGGATCTGAGAGTCACTAACTTCTCCGGCAGTGACATAACCGTGCGATGGGAAGCGGCGGCGGATGACGTGGTCTCTTATCTCATCAAATGGATCTCCCTCAGTGAAGGAGACCTCAGGCAG TTGACAGTAGATGGGGAGAGTGAGGGGGCGATCTTGGAAGAGGTTAAGGAAGATAAGGAGTATCAGATTTCCCTCTCTGCATTATATGCCGATGGCGCTCAGAGCGAGGCTGTGGCTATACGATACAGCACAT TATCTGGAGGTGGTCCGAGCAGTTTGTCCATCTCAGAGGAGACAGCAGTCAGTATGCTGGTCACCTGGGTTCACCCCAACGCTCATGTGCTGCAGTACCGTGTGTCATACACTCCACTCAATGGGGATGCAAGGGAAAACACA GTGTCATTGCCCGGCATCGAGAGGCGCGTCATGCTGCAGAATCTCCTGCCTGACACTCGTTACAGTGTGCTGGTGACTGCTGAGTACCGCAATAGAGAGGGTGGCAGCGCCTCAGCCCAGGGGAAGAcca CCAGTCTGCGAGTGAGCAGCGTGAGTGTGGTGCGGTCTGACCACTCCAGTATATGTGTGTCCTGGAGGCCCGTGCCAGCGGTCAGTGGCTATCGCATAGTCATCCAGGCTCTCAGAG ATAAACAGACTAAAGAGGAGATAGTAGATGCTGCTAGCAGCAGTCACTGTTTCTCTGAGCTGCAGCCGGAAACGGTCTACCGCATCAGTGTGCACTCCCGTGTGGGAACAGTAGAGGGCGCTGCGGTCACGATCCTTCACCCTACTG CAACTGCTCCAGTGAGAATTCAGGTTCCTCCTCGGCTGCATCCCATACAAAGAGAAG TGTGTCCTGAGACGACGGTCAGAAATCATGTAGTTAAAG GCTTCGACATGATGGAAGCGTTCGGTCTTACTCAGAGAGCACACTCTACCATTGAAGGTGTGGCAGCTGAACCTTTCATCTTCAGCACCTTACCTAGCTACACCCTCTACAGAGACGTACAGCTGACCCAGAGCACAGG CTTCATTCATCCGGCTGGCTTCTCTCCAGAACACACCATCAGCATAGCCTTCAGGCTCTTGCAGGATTCACCCAGGGAGCCCTTCGCCCTCTGGCAGCTCACGGACAATGACTTCCAGCCCAAGATGGGGGTGGTGCTGGACC CTGAGAAGAAGGTTCTGCTGTATTTCAGTCTGGACTACAGAGGAGAGATACAGGAACTGACCTTCGACCAGCCACAAGTCCACTCAGTTTTCTATGGAAGCTTTCATAAG ATCCATTTTTCGGTCAGTCAGGTGAGTGTATCTCTGTCTGTAGACTGCCAGCGGGTTGGCGAGAGGCCCGCACGCCCCCTGGGAACTTTGCCCACTGATGGTTTTGAGATGTTGGGCAAACTAGTGAGGACACGTGGACCTAACAGTGGATCTGCGGCG TTCCAGCTGCAGTCCTTTGAGATTGTGTGCAACACTACTTGGGCATCAGAAGACAACTGCTGTGATCTGCCCTCACAG AGAGACGAGGAGAGCTGTCCTGCCCCTGCTTATGCATGCACCTGCACCACCGACGTCCCTGGAGCACCTGGAGACACAGGGCCACCT GGGAGACCTGGCCCTCGTGGGGAGAAGGGAGACAAAGGAGAGGTGGGACAAAAG GGAGAGGTGGGCCCACCTGGTAAACCGGGCCCTGAGGGCGGCTTTGGCACGCTTGGAGCCGCTGGTCCACGGGGAATAACTGTAATGGGCAAAGTG GGCCCACCAGGAGCAAGAGGGGAAAAAGGAGACATTGGAAGGCCTGGGAGCCAG GGTTTACCAGGGCCTCCTGGTCAAAAAGGTGAAGAGGGCATGCCTGGTCCTAAG GGCACCAGAGGAGTGGAGGGTAACATCGGTAGCCCAGGAATCACAGGCCCAAGA GGCTTCCAGGGTTTGCCTGGTCATCCAGGGCCAATGGGAGAGAGAGGGCCATTAGGTCCCCTAGGGCCCACC GGTCTTCCCGGAAGTAAGGGTGAGAGAGGCGAGAAG GGTGAGCCACAGTCTCTTGCCATGATCTACCAACTTGTTACACAGGCCTGCGAAAAACTTGTGCACA ATGAAGTGTTGAAGTTGGATGCTTTTCTAAATGAGATGAATCGAAAGCCAGTGCCCATCCAGGAACCAGTAGCACCACCAGGAGAGCCTGGGATACCAGGGGGAAGGGGGCCACCTGGAGCCCGAGGCCCTCAGGGTCGACAAGGAAGCAGAGGAGAGTCTGGGAAACCAGGGTACCCTGGTGAGCAGG GACGCAGAGGGATGGCTGGTGAGAAGGGCTCTCCAGGAGCAAATGCGGTGGGACCACAAGGAATAAAAGGATTTGCAG GACCTCCAGGTGAAGCTAAAATAGGGGAACCAGGTCCCAAAGGTGAGGCTGGTAATGTAGGACCACCGGGTATTCCAGGAGCTCCAGGTCAGCAAGGAGAAATGGGTCCCCCTGGTGTATGTGACAGCAGTGGATGTTATCAAGGACCCCCGGCTGCAG AGGATCCATTCCCTAGATACCAGCCTTGA
- the LOC128011667 gene encoding collagen alpha-1(XX) chain isoform X2 codes for MMAHSFPSVLSERTTLILVTVLLVLVSEVHSQDRLQIKWKEAEGPVQGYKVRVRPITEVPQPELMLTTTRGRATVAGLDPRQEYLLQVMVLNGTLEKLMAKRRFTIDGLREEELIRSGNREQKKKTHPIGSGSGEVDDVTEALAALPTVLYREPVTTEPPVVPELEPEVDRNTKEKKKKKDKNRSKTEDKNDQEENGGKSVREEVSITNKPRKTTPTQPVTAVSTRKPFECSAGAQADLVLLVDGSWSIGRTNFRKVRDFLEGLAVPFHIGPQGVQIALSQYSGDPRTEWHLNNFTSREPLLEAIRNFRYKGGNTFTGQALIHALENNLKEEVGARPNTPQFLMLLTDGKSQDDAIAAANRLKNAGVEIIAIGVKNADEAELRQVASEPLELNVYNVNDFPLLSKLVGRLARILCGKIEERVKAKRMERPTQDPVLSYPSPTDLQYVGLGSREVRLRWTVPSKSPQQYRVVYHTAEGQSLKEVVVNGTDSTVLLTGLSSQTQYHLSIFPVYENNVGSALRGTFTTLPLAIPEALEVTASSPSSLRVRWQPAAGATQYMALYSALNDGEPDDAKEVKFGPAQTDVELVDLMPSTDYSVTLYALYDEDPSDPITAIGTTFPLPSPLSLQFPMVSHSTLKVTWVPGAVDVPAHRVIYSTNHGSDVKQVEVKGVNTVLLQNLSSLSRYLVSVQSLYEKGLSTPITANVTTLRVPAPSDLRVTNFSGSDITVRWEAAADDVVSYLIKWISLSEGDLRQLTVDGESEGAILEEVKEDKEYQISLSALYADGAQSEAVAIRYSTLSGGGPSSLSISEETAVSMLVTWVHPNAHVLQYRVSYTPLNGDARENTVSLPGIERRVMLQNLLPDTRYSVLVTAEYRNREGGSASAQGKTTSLRVSSVSVVRSDHSSICVSWRPVPAVSGYRIVIQALRDKQTKEEIVDAASSSHCFSELQPETVYRISVHSRVGTVEGAAVTILHPTATAPVRIQVPPRLHPIQREVCPETTVRNHVVKGFDMMEAFGLTQRAHSTIEGVAAEPFIFSTLPSYTLYRDVQLTQSTGFIHPAGFSPEHTISIAFRLLQDSPREPFALWQLTDNDFQPKMGVVLDPEKKVLLYFSLDYRGEIQELTFDQPQVHSVFYGSFHKIHFSVSQVSVSLSVDCQRVGERPARPLGTLPTDGFEMLGKLVRTRGPNSGSAAFQLQSFEIVCNTTWASEDNCCDLPSQRDEESCPAPAYACTCTTDVPGAPGDTGPPGRPGPRGEKGDKGEVGQKGEVGPPGKPGPEGGFGTLGAAGPRGITVMGKVGPPGARGEKGDIGRPGSQGLPGPPGQKGEEGMPGPKGTRGVEGNIGSPGITGPRGFQGLPGHPGPMGERGPLGPLGPTGLPGSKGERGEKGEPQSLAMIYQLVTQACEKLVHNEVLKLDAFLNEMNRKPVPIQEPVAPPGEPGIPGGRGPPGARGPQGRQGSRGESGKPGYPGEQGRRGMAGEKGSPGANAVGPQGIKGFAGPPGEAKIGEPGPKGEAGNVGPPGIPGAPGQQGEMGPPGVCDSSGCYQGPPAAEDPFPRYQP; via the exons ATGATGGCCCACAGCTTTCCTTCCGTCCTCTCCGAACGAACGACACTCATCCTAGTGACGGTTCTCCTGGTGCTGGTTTCTGAAGTCCATTCCCAAG ATCGGCTGCAGATCAAATGGAAGGAGGCGGAAGGGCCAGTGCAGGGCTATAAGGTCCGTGTGCGGCCCATCACAG AGGTTCCTCAGCCAGAGCTGATGCTCACAACTACACGCGGCCGGGCCACGGTGGCAGGCCTGGACCCCAGACAGGAGTATCTCCTCCAAGTTATGGTGCTCAATGGGACGCTGGAGAAACTCATGGCAAAAAGACGCTTCACTA TCGATGGGTTGCGGGAAGAAGAGTTGATCCGCAGCGGGAACAGAGAGCAGAAGAAGAAAACTCACCCCATTGGCTCTGGATCTGGAGAGGTGGATGACGTGACGGAGGCTCTAGCAGCCCTTCCCACTGTGCTCTACCGAGAACCAGTGACTACAG AGCCTCCTGTTGTACCTGAGCTTGAGCCAGAAGTTGACAGAAAcaccaaagaaaagaaaaagaagaaagacaagAATCGATCCAAGACCGAGGATAAAAATGATCAAGAAGAAAATGGAGGGAAGTCAGTGAGAGAAGAGGTCTCCATCACCAACAAACCGAGAAAAACCACGCCAACCCAACCTGTCACAG CTGTTTCCACACGAAAGCCATTTGAATGCAGCGCTGGAGCTCAGGCTGATCTGGTTCTTCTGGTGGATGGATCCTGGAGCATCGGCCGCACAAACTTCAGGAAAGTGCGTGACTTCCTGGAGGGTCTGGCTGTCCCCTTTCACATTGGGCCGCAGGGTGTGCAAATAG CATTATCTCAGTACAGTGGAGATCCACGGACAGAGTGGCATCTTAATAACTTCACCTCTAGAGAGCCGCTTCTGGAGGCCATCAGGAACTTCAGATACAAGGGAGGCAACACTTTCACAG GTCAGGCTCTCATACATGCTCTTGAGAACAATCTGAAGGAGGAGGTGGGGGCGCGACCCAACACCCCACAGTTCCTGATGTTGCTGACTGATGGGAAATCTCAAGATGATGCCATTGCTGCAGCTAACAGGCTGAAGAATGCCGGCGTAGAGATCATTGCTATTG GTGTGAAAAATGCAGATGAGGCAGAGCTGAGGCAGGTGGCGTCTGAACCGCTGGAGCTGAATGTGTATAACGTGAATGATTTTCCTCTGCTCAGTAAACTGGTGGGAAGATTAGCACGCATCCTCTGTGGCAAGATTGAAGAACGTGTTAAAGCAAAGA GAATGGAGCGTCCCACTCAGGACCCAGTTCTGTCCTATCCCAGCCCAACTGATCTGCAGTATGTAGGCCTAGGGTCGAGAGAGGTGCGCCTGCGTTGGACCGTCCCTAGCAAAAGTCCTCAGCAGTACAGAGTGGTGTACCACACCGCTGAAGGACAGAGTCTGAAAGAG GTGGTGGTGAATGGAACAGACTCCACAGTTCTGCTGACAGGACTGTCCTCACAGACACAATACCACCTGTCCATCTTTCCTGTCTATGAGAACAATGTGGGCTCTGCTCTGAGAGGCACCTTCACCACTT TACCATTGGCGATACCTGAGGCTCTAGAGGTCACCGCGTCCTCCCCTAGCAGTCTGCGGGTGCGCTGGCAGCCGGCCGCTGGAGCCACACAGTACATGGCCTTATACTCCGCACTCAACGATGGAGAGCCTGATGATGCCAAAGAG GTGAAGTTTGGACCAGCTCAGACGGACGTGGAGTTGGTGGATCTGATGCCATCCACAGATTATTCAGTCACGCTTTATGCTCTTTATGATGAGGACCCCAGTGACCCAATTACAGCCATCGGCACCACCT TCCCACTGCCGTCTCCTCTCAGTTTGCAGTTTCCCATGGTCAGTCACAGCACTCTGAAGGTCACGTGGGTCCCCGGAGCTGTCGATGTTCCTGCACACCGCGTCATCTACAGCACCAATCACGGCAGTGATGTCAAGCAG GTGGAGGTCAAAGGTGTGAACACAGTGTTGCTGCAGAATCTGTCTTCCCTCTCCAGGTATCTGGTGTCAGTTCAGTCTCTCTACGAAAAGGGCCTGTCCACTCCTATCACAGCCAATGTCACTACCT TAAGAGTCCCAGCTCCCTCGGATCTGAGAGTCACTAACTTCTCCGGCAGTGACATAACCGTGCGATGGGAAGCGGCGGCGGATGACGTGGTCTCTTATCTCATCAAATGGATCTCCCTCAGTGAAGGAGACCTCAGGCAG TTGACAGTAGATGGGGAGAGTGAGGGGGCGATCTTGGAAGAGGTTAAGGAAGATAAGGAGTATCAGATTTCCCTCTCTGCATTATATGCCGATGGCGCTCAGAGCGAGGCTGTGGCTATACGATACAGCACAT TATCTGGAGGTGGTCCGAGCAGTTTGTCCATCTCAGAGGAGACAGCAGTCAGTATGCTGGTCACCTGGGTTCACCCCAACGCTCATGTGCTGCAGTACCGTGTGTCATACACTCCACTCAATGGGGATGCAAGGGAAAACACA GTGTCATTGCCCGGCATCGAGAGGCGCGTCATGCTGCAGAATCTCCTGCCTGACACTCGTTACAGTGTGCTGGTGACTGCTGAGTACCGCAATAGAGAGGGTGGCAGCGCCTCAGCCCAGGGGAAGAcca CCAGTCTGCGAGTGAGCAGCGTGAGTGTGGTGCGGTCTGACCACTCCAGTATATGTGTGTCCTGGAGGCCCGTGCCAGCGGTCAGTGGCTATCGCATAGTCATCCAGGCTCTCAGAG ATAAACAGACTAAAGAGGAGATAGTAGATGCTGCTAGCAGCAGTCACTGTTTCTCTGAGCTGCAGCCGGAAACGGTCTACCGCATCAGTGTGCACTCCCGTGTGGGAACAGTAGAGGGCGCTGCGGTCACGATCCTTCACCCTACTG CAACTGCTCCAGTGAGAATTCAGGTTCCTCCTCGGCTGCATCCCATACAAAGAGAAG TGTGTCCTGAGACGACGGTCAGAAATCATGTAGTTAAAG GCTTCGACATGATGGAAGCGTTCGGTCTTACTCAGAGAGCACACTCTACCATTGAAGGTGTGGCAGCTGAACCTTTCATCTTCAGCACCTTACCTAGCTACACCCTCTACAGAGACGTACAGCTGACCCAGAGCACAGG CTTCATTCATCCGGCTGGCTTCTCTCCAGAACACACCATCAGCATAGCCTTCAGGCTCTTGCAGGATTCACCCAGGGAGCCCTTCGCCCTCTGGCAGCTCACGGACAATGACTTCCAGCCCAAGATGGGGGTGGTGCTGGACC CTGAGAAGAAGGTTCTGCTGTATTTCAGTCTGGACTACAGAGGAGAGATACAGGAACTGACCTTCGACCAGCCACAAGTCCACTCAGTTTTCTATGGAAGCTTTCATAAG ATCCATTTTTCGGTCAGTCAGGTGAGTGTATCTCTGTCTGTAGACTGCCAGCGGGTTGGCGAGAGGCCCGCACGCCCCCTGGGAACTTTGCCCACTGATGGTTTTGAGATGTTGGGCAAACTAGTGAGGACACGTGGACCTAACAGTGGATCTGCGGCG TTCCAGCTGCAGTCCTTTGAGATTGTGTGCAACACTACTTGGGCATCAGAAGACAACTGCTGTGATCTGCCCTCACAG AGAGACGAGGAGAGCTGTCCTGCCCCTGCTTATGCATGCACCTGCACCACCGACGTCCCTGGAGCACCTGGAGACACAGGGCCACCT GGGAGACCTGGCCCTCGTGGGGAGAAGGGAGACAAAGGAGAGGTGGGACAAAAG GGAGAGGTGGGCCCACCTGGTAAACCGGGCCCTGAGGGCGGCTTTGGCACGCTTGGAGCCGCTGGTCCACGGGGAATAACTGTAATGGGCAAAGTG GGCCCACCAGGAGCAAGAGGGGAAAAAGGAGACATTGGAAGGCCTGGGAGCCAG GGTTTACCAGGGCCTCCTGGTCAAAAAGGTGAAGAGGGCATGCCTGGTCCTAAG GGCACCAGAGGAGTGGAGGGTAACATCGGTAGCCCAGGAATCACAGGCCCAAGA GGCTTCCAGGGTTTGCCTGGTCATCCAGGGCCAATGGGAGAGAGAGGGCCATTAGGTCCCCTAGGGCCCACC GGTCTTCCCGGAAGTAAGGGTGAGAGAGGCGAGAAG GGTGAGCCACAGTCTCTTGCCATGATCTACCAACTTGTTACACAGGCCTGCGAAAAACTTGTGCACA ATGAAGTGTTGAAGTTGGATGCTTTTCTAAATGAGATGAATCGAAAGCCAGTGCCCATCCAGGAACCAGTAGCACCACCAGGAGAGCCTGGGATACCAGGGGGAAGGGGGCCACCTGGAGCCCGAGGCCCTCAGGGTCGACAAGGAAGCAGAGGAGAGTCTGGGAAACCAGGGTACCCTGGTGAGCAGG GACGCAGAGGGATGGCTGGTGAGAAGGGCTCTCCAGGAGCAAATGCGGTGGGACCACAAGGAATAAAAGGATTTGCAG GACCTCCAGGTGAAGCTAAAATAGGGGAACCAGGTCCCAAAGGTGAGGCTGGTAATGTAGGACCACCGGGTATTCCAGGAGCTCCAGGTCAGCAAGGAGAAATGGGTCCCCCTGGTGTATGTGACAGCAGTGGATGTTATCAAGGACCCCCGGCTGCAG AGGATCCATTCCCTAGATACCAGCCTTGA